One segment of Streptomyces sp. NBC_00576 DNA contains the following:
- a CDS encoding YcnI family copper-binding membrane protein, with amino-acid sequence MSTTRTTTTLRRSGVVVALAAAGVLTAAGVASAHVTMHPESYAKGATDGVLTFRVPNEEDTAGTTKVQVFLPTDHPVLGVLVSPRDGWTAKVTNTKLKTPVKTDDGTITDAVSEITWTGGRIGAGQFEDFDVAFGQLPDDAGQLTFKTLQTYSDGKIVRWIEEAESGGDEPENPAPVLKLTAKDADDAEGAEGGASTASASATTKSSGNSTATASSSDSTARGLGVAGLVVGVLGLAAAVFAVVRSRSAGSRAE; translated from the coding sequence ATGTCCACGACTCGCACCACCACCACGCTGCGCCGGTCCGGCGTCGTCGTCGCCCTCGCCGCCGCCGGCGTTCTCACCGCCGCCGGTGTCGCCTCCGCGCATGTCACCATGCACCCCGAGAGCTACGCCAAGGGCGCCACGGACGGCGTCCTGACCTTCCGCGTCCCCAACGAGGAGGACACGGCCGGCACCACGAAGGTGCAGGTCTTCCTGCCGACCGACCACCCCGTGCTCGGCGTGCTCGTCTCGCCGCGGGACGGCTGGACCGCCAAGGTCACGAACACGAAGCTCAAGACGCCGGTCAAGACCGACGACGGCACCATCACCGACGCCGTTTCCGAGATCACCTGGACCGGCGGGAGGATCGGTGCCGGGCAGTTCGAGGACTTCGACGTGGCCTTCGGACAACTTCCCGACGACGCCGGTCAGTTGACCTTCAAGACCCTCCAGACGTACTCCGACGGCAAGATCGTCCGCTGGATAGAGGAGGCGGAGTCCGGCGGGGACGAGCCGGAGAACCCGGCGCCGGTGCTCAAGCTCACGGCCAAGGACGCGGACGATGCGGAGGGCGCGGAGGGCGGCGCCTCGACCGCCTCCGCCTCGGCGACCACGAAGAGCTCAGGCAACTCCACGGCCACCGCGTCCAGCAGTGACTCGACCGCCCGCGGGCTCGGTGTGGCTGGGCTGGTCGTGGGCGTGCTGGGGTTGGCGGCAGCGGTCTTCGCCGTCGTCCGCAGTCGCTCCGCCGGATCCCGGGCCGAGTAG
- a CDS encoding class I SAM-dependent methyltransferase, whose amino-acid sequence MTARDTSGHSWSADPYADALRAGRGPLFLRRGDGWLLPLDVERWCARADTVDRQVLDRCEGAVLDVGCGPGRLVAELAARGRTVLGIDVSEAAVAHTVGLGGPALWRSVFDPLPGEGRWNTALLLDDNLGIGGDPRALLRRLARLLLPGGLLIAETVPVDVDERADVRIVCGTDAQGATGAAFPWARLGTPALLRYARPLGWRTVDQWTAGGRCFVSLRSRSTSSRADPPNSTAVISSQRVRKPSAERPVADS is encoded by the coding sequence ATGACGGCGCGGGACACCTCCGGGCACAGCTGGTCCGCCGATCCCTACGCCGACGCCCTCCGGGCCGGCCGCGGACCGCTCTTCCTGCGTCGCGGCGACGGCTGGCTGCTGCCGCTGGACGTGGAGCGGTGGTGTGCGCGGGCCGACACCGTGGACCGGCAGGTCCTGGACCGGTGCGAGGGTGCTGTCCTCGACGTCGGGTGCGGGCCGGGAAGACTGGTCGCGGAACTCGCCGCCCGGGGCCGGACCGTGCTCGGCATCGACGTCAGCGAGGCCGCGGTCGCCCACACCGTGGGCCTCGGCGGGCCCGCCCTGTGGCGCTCGGTCTTCGATCCCCTGCCGGGCGAGGGCCGCTGGAACACCGCCCTGCTCCTGGACGACAACCTGGGCATCGGCGGCGACCCACGCGCCCTGCTGCGCAGACTGGCCCGACTGCTGCTGCCCGGCGGCCTGTTGATCGCCGAGACAGTCCCGGTGGATGTGGACGAGCGCGCCGACGTCCGCATCGTGTGCGGCACCGACGCACAGGGTGCCACCGGCGCCGCGTTCCCCTGGGCCCGGCTCGGCACCCCGGCGCTGCTGCGGTACGCCCGCCCGCTGGGCTGGCGCACCGTCGATCAGTGGACGGCCGGCGGCCGCTGTTTCGTCTCCCTGCGCAGCCGCAGCACCAGCAGCAGGGCGGACCCGCCGAACAGTACGGCGGTGATCAGCAGCCAGCGGGTGAGGAAGCCGTCCGCCGAGAGGCCGGTGGCCGACTCGTAG
- a CDS encoding glycosyltransferase family 2 protein — MTSSAPEDVDVVLPCLNEAEALPWVLDRVPPGWRAIVVDNGSTDGSADIARERGATVVHEARRGFGAACHAGLTAATAEIVCFCDCDASLDPALLMPFVREVQGGEADLVLGRRRPQGRGAWPVHARAGNLALSRMLRRRTGLRLHDLGPLRAARREALLGLDLTDRRSGYPLQMVVRAADAGWRVTEHDVPYLPRSGASKVTGTWRGTWEAVRDMSRVLAQAPVVPTAAEVQGHEGIRR; from the coding sequence ATGACCTCTTCCGCACCCGAGGACGTCGATGTCGTCCTCCCCTGTCTGAACGAGGCCGAGGCCCTGCCGTGGGTACTCGACCGCGTTCCTCCCGGTTGGCGCGCCATCGTCGTGGACAACGGCTCCACCGACGGCTCGGCCGACATCGCCCGCGAGCGCGGCGCGACCGTCGTGCACGAAGCCCGGCGCGGCTTCGGCGCCGCCTGCCATGCCGGGCTGACTGCCGCGACGGCCGAGATCGTGTGTTTCTGCGACTGCGACGCCTCGCTGGATCCGGCCCTGCTCATGCCGTTCGTACGCGAAGTGCAAGGCGGCGAGGCCGATTTGGTGCTCGGGCGGCGTCGGCCGCAGGGCCGGGGTGCCTGGCCCGTCCATGCGCGGGCCGGCAATCTCGCGCTCTCCCGGATGCTGCGCCGGCGTACCGGCCTGCGGCTGCACGACCTCGGTCCCCTGCGCGCCGCGCGCCGCGAGGCGCTGCTCGGTCTGGACCTGACCGACCGGCGCAGCGGCTACCCGTTGCAGATGGTCGTGCGCGCCGCCGACGCGGGCTGGCGCGTCACCGAGCACGACGTCCCGTACCTGCCGCGCTCCGGTGCCTCGAAAGTGACCGGGACCTGGCGCGGCACCTGGGAGGCGGTACGGGACATGAGCCGCGTCCTGGCTCAAGCGCCCGTCGTACCCACGGCGGCCGAAGTACAGGGCCACGAAGGAATCCGTCGATGA
- a CDS encoding molybdopterin-dependent oxidoreductase, translated as MSRLPAPSSSPTSPGFWRSPVRGPWFTSVLGLVLLGGITVLFVTGLLSYAAYNPDLARVNDKTPDKGLLGFYLFAWPTRPYWLYRLNQGVHVTLGITLVPVLLAKLWSVVPKLFALPPARSLAHALERISLLFLVGGVLFEFVTGVLNVQLDYVFPGSFYPLHFYGAWVFFAAFVVHVVLRGPAAVRNVRRMRAGKGPEEEAGGEPDFPLVSPRPTEPTVSRRGALWLVGGGSLLLFGTTVGQNFDGPLRRTALLAPHGGADPGSGPGGFQINKTAASRGISARETSEDVWRLVVTGPSGTIRLSRAELLELPLHSSALPIACVEGWSTGDQWWRGVRLRELAALVGYEADAAPDVLVESLQRRGAFRKAALRSNQVRDPRSLLALDVNGEPLTSDHGYPARIIVPAAPGVLNTKWVARMTFGDL; from the coding sequence ATGTCACGGTTGCCCGCCCCTTCCTCCTCGCCCACGTCCCCCGGTTTCTGGCGCAGTCCCGTACGCGGTCCCTGGTTCACCTCCGTCCTCGGTCTTGTGCTGCTCGGCGGGATCACCGTGCTGTTCGTGACGGGTCTGCTGTCGTACGCCGCCTACAACCCGGACCTCGCACGGGTGAACGACAAGACCCCGGACAAGGGGCTGCTCGGCTTCTACCTCTTCGCCTGGCCGACGCGTCCCTACTGGCTCTACCGGCTCAACCAAGGCGTCCATGTCACGCTCGGGATCACCCTCGTCCCCGTCCTGCTGGCCAAACTGTGGTCGGTGGTGCCCAAACTGTTCGCGCTGCCGCCGGCCCGGTCCCTCGCGCACGCCCTGGAGCGGATCTCCCTGCTGTTCCTGGTCGGCGGCGTGCTGTTCGAGTTCGTGACGGGTGTGCTCAACGTCCAGCTGGACTATGTCTTCCCCGGCTCCTTCTATCCGCTGCACTTCTACGGCGCCTGGGTGTTCTTCGCCGCGTTCGTGGTGCACGTGGTGCTCCGGGGCCCCGCCGCCGTACGCAATGTGCGTCGCATGCGGGCGGGCAAGGGCCCCGAGGAGGAGGCGGGAGGGGAGCCGGACTTCCCCCTGGTCTCCCCGCGGCCGACCGAGCCCACCGTGTCCCGGCGCGGGGCGCTGTGGCTGGTCGGGGGTGGCTCGCTGCTGCTGTTCGGGACCACGGTGGGGCAGAACTTCGACGGACCGCTGCGGCGCACGGCCCTCCTCGCGCCGCACGGAGGTGCCGATCCGGGCAGTGGCCCCGGCGGCTTCCAGATCAACAAGACGGCCGCGTCCCGGGGGATCAGCGCGCGGGAGACGAGCGAGGACGTGTGGCGGCTGGTCGTCACCGGGCCCTCCGGGACGATCCGGCTGAGCCGCGCCGAGCTGCTCGAACTGCCGCTGCACAGTTCGGCGTTGCCGATCGCCTGTGTCGAGGGGTGGTCCACCGGCGACCAGTGGTGGCGGGGCGTACGGCTGCGGGAACTCGCCGCGCTGGTCGGCTACGAAGCGGACGCGGCCCCCGACGTCCTGGTGGAGTCCCTCCAGCGACGTGGCGCCTTCCGCAAGGCCGCCCTGCGGTCCAACCAGGTGCGTGACCCGCGTTCGCTGCTGGCCCTGGACGTCAACGGTGAGCCGCTGACCTCCGACCACGGCTACCCGGCCCGGATCATCGTGCCCGCGGCGCCCGGGGTGCTCAACACCAAGTGGGTGGCCCGGATGACGTTCGGAGACCTGTGA
- a CDS encoding TIGR04282 family arsenosugar biosynthesis glycosyltransferase has protein sequence MTTLLVIAKEPRPGRVKTRLTPPFTPEEAAALAEAALTDTLRTVAGTPVRRRVLVLDGTAGPWLPPGFDVVPQCAGGLDERLAAAFAGCDGPALLIGMDTPQVTPGLLTVDFDGYDACFGPADDGGFWALGLAEPDPELLRGVPMSTPATGAVQRDRLVAAGLRVRELPRLRDVDTAADAEAVAAVAPYGCFAAELARLARLRTAGRR, from the coding sequence ATGACCACTCTGCTCGTCATCGCCAAGGAACCCCGGCCGGGACGGGTGAAGACCCGGCTCACTCCGCCGTTCACGCCCGAGGAGGCCGCGGCGCTCGCCGAGGCGGCCCTCACGGACACCCTGCGAACGGTGGCCGGGACACCCGTCCGGCGCCGGGTCCTGGTCCTCGACGGGACGGCCGGGCCCTGGCTGCCGCCCGGCTTCGACGTCGTACCGCAGTGCGCGGGCGGCCTCGACGAGAGGCTGGCGGCGGCCTTCGCCGGCTGCGACGGCCCGGCTCTGCTGATCGGGATGGACACCCCGCAGGTCACCCCGGGCCTGCTCACTGTGGACTTCGACGGGTACGACGCCTGCTTCGGTCCGGCCGACGACGGCGGCTTCTGGGCGCTCGGGCTGGCGGAGCCGGACCCCGAGTTGCTGCGTGGCGTCCCCATGTCGACGCCGGCCACCGGCGCCGTCCAGCGCGACCGGCTGGTCGCCGCGGGCCTGCGGGTACGTGAGCTGCCGCGGCTGCGGGACGTGGACACCGCAGCCGACGCCGAAGCGGTCGCCGCGGTGGCGCCGTACGGTTGCTTCGCCGCGGAACTGGCCCGGCTGGCCCGGCTGCGGACGGCCGGCCGCCGATGA
- a CDS encoding SWIM zinc finger family protein, whose protein sequence is MASEERREGGEGRDAVEEEPVSGGHPLSDVPERDRPADAARRALRAAREHVAGQETSGSRGGAEADARDARPGDAARAALRRATPPTGSQVTEAQAADDTESAVGKVPEGRADNEGRKGGRPGDVAREALRAARGEARRARLDAESAAAEATRRPAPPVPGQNPRDRIPEDRTHAVRELLAGSFQLPTDTSPAASASGPKTPDDEPSTDTSTPMTVGDVLRAVASPVSRNATLGVEAPQASSGASRDVPNALGTPNTRNTAGFRQAALLDGPLDNPRIAASSASSSPSSMAAPGRDGELRRTFPALPASGNREATSRPGGFAESWWGNAWVAALEEGALDAARLVRGRGYAAKGHVDAITVTPGLVLAYVQGSRPRPYRVQVRLRTLGDQEWERFLDAAVARPGHIAALLDKEMPQSLADCGAPLLPGPGDLEPRCSCPDSGHPCKHAAALCYQTARLLDADPFVLLLLRGRGEREVLDELSRRNAAHAARAAQEQRPASFPGVRASDALAPRTLPPLPAPLPPRPHPDPPPAYPASPGGPDPFALDQLATDAAARAHTLLTTGHDPVGELTLWQDAVRLAAARPGSGLTAGTRTLYSSLARAADRTPAELARAVAAWRQGGLDGLAVLEEAWDPPAGRFDRARPLLLAADLPAFRPRRNHLTHPRGHIQLRLGRDGLWYAYESEPGHDDWWPRGTPDLDPVGALTGLGNPTEP, encoded by the coding sequence ATGGCCTCGGAGGAACGCCGGGAGGGCGGGGAAGGGCGCGACGCGGTGGAGGAGGAGCCGGTGTCGGGCGGGCACCCTCTGTCGGACGTACCCGAGCGGGACCGGCCCGCCGACGCGGCGCGCAGGGCCTTGCGGGCGGCACGGGAGCACGTCGCGGGTCAGGAGACGAGCGGGTCGCGTGGCGGGGCGGAGGCCGACGCGCGTGATGCCCGGCCAGGAGACGCGGCCCGGGCGGCTCTGCGGCGCGCGACGCCGCCGACCGGCAGCCAGGTCACGGAGGCACAGGCGGCGGACGACACCGAATCGGCGGTTGGGAAGGTTCCGGAAGGGCGCGCCGACAACGAAGGGCGCAAGGGCGGGCGTCCCGGGGACGTCGCCCGAGAGGCATTGCGCGCCGCGCGGGGGGAGGCTCGACGGGCCCGTCTCGACGCGGAGTCGGCGGCAGCCGAGGCCACGCGGCGGCCCGCCCCGCCCGTGCCGGGGCAGAACCCACGTGACCGGATCCCCGAGGACCGGACGCATGCCGTACGGGAACTGCTCGCCGGGTCCTTCCAGTTGCCCACCGACACGTCCCCGGCGGCTTCGGCGAGTGGGCCGAAGACTCCGGACGACGAGCCGAGCACGGACACGTCGACGCCGATGACTGTCGGGGACGTCCTGCGTGCCGTGGCTTCGCCGGTCTCGCGGAATGCCACTCTGGGTGTCGAGGCTCCGCAGGCATCATCAGGCGCGTCGCGGGACGTCCCCAACGCCCTGGGTACCCCGAACACCCGTAACACCGCCGGGTTCCGGCAGGCGGCGCTCCTCGACGGTCCCCTCGACAACCCACGCATCGCCGCCTCCTCCGCCTCTTCTTCGCCCTCCTCCATGGCCGCCCCCGGCCGTGACGGTGAGCTGCGCCGCACCTTCCCCGCGCTGCCGGCCTCGGGGAACCGGGAGGCGACGTCCCGACCCGGCGGCTTCGCGGAGAGCTGGTGGGGGAACGCCTGGGTGGCCGCCCTGGAGGAGGGAGCGCTGGATGCCGCCCGGCTGGTGCGGGGGCGCGGGTACGCCGCAAAGGGGCATGTCGATGCCATCACCGTGACACCGGGGCTTGTACTCGCCTATGTGCAGGGCTCCCGGCCGCGGCCGTACCGCGTCCAGGTGCGGCTGCGCACCCTCGGCGACCAGGAGTGGGAGCGGTTCCTGGACGCCGCCGTGGCGCGGCCCGGGCACATCGCCGCGTTGCTCGACAAGGAGATGCCCCAGTCCCTCGCCGACTGCGGGGCGCCGCTGCTGCCCGGCCCGGGGGACCTCGAACCCCGGTGCAGCTGCCCCGACTCCGGGCACCCCTGTAAGCACGCCGCCGCCCTCTGCTACCAGACCGCCCGCCTCCTCGACGCCGATCCCTTCGTCCTCCTCCTGCTACGGGGCCGGGGCGAACGAGAGGTGCTCGACGAGCTGTCCCGGCGCAACGCCGCGCACGCCGCCCGCGCCGCTCAGGAGCAGCGGCCGGCCTCCTTCCCCGGGGTCCGGGCCTCCGATGCGCTCGCCCCGCGCACCCTCCCGCCCCTTCCGGCCCCGCTGCCTCCCCGCCCGCACCCCGACCCGCCCCCGGCCTACCCCGCGTCCCCGGGCGGCCCGGACCCCTTCGCGCTGGACCAGTTGGCGACGGACGCCGCCGCCCGCGCCCACACACTGCTCACGACCGGCCACGACCCCGTCGGTGAGCTGACCCTGTGGCAGGACGCCGTCCGTCTCGCCGCCGCCCGCCCCGGCTCCGGCCTCACCGCCGGCACCCGCACCCTCTACTCCTCGCTCGCCAGAGCCGCCGACCGAACCCCGGCCGAACTGGCGCGCGCGGTGGCCGCCTGGCGGCAGGGCGGGCTCGACGGACTCGCGGTCCTCGAAGAGGCCTGGGACCCGCCGGCCGGACGGTTCGACCGCGCCCGCCCCCTCCTCCTCGCCGCCGACCTCCCCGCCTTCAGACCCCGGCGCAACCACCTCACCCACCCACGCGGCCACATACAGCTGCGCCTGGGCCGGGACGGCCTCTGGTACGCGTACGAGTCCGAACCGGGCCACGACGACTGGTGGCCCCGCGGCACCCCCGACCTGGACCCGGTCGGCGCCCTCACCGGCCTCGGCAACCCGACTGAGCCCTGA
- a CDS encoding response regulator transcription factor: MEQQPHEQAADTSAGRGAGAARARVLVVDDDPTVAEVVSGYLDRAGYLVDRAEDGPTALAGAAAHWPDLVVLDLMLPGMDGLEVCRRLRGRGPVPVIMLTARGDEDDRIMGLEVGADDYVTKPFSPRELVLRVESVLRRTRPPVGARPLGGAGLTVDPAARRAAKNGAELALTLREFDLLAFFLRHPGRAYSREDLMREVWGWDFGDLSTVTVHVRRLRNKVEDDPARPRLIQTVWGVGYRFDPAGAAGQGQE; this comes from the coding sequence ATGGAACAGCAGCCACACGAGCAGGCAGCGGACACCTCCGCCGGCCGAGGGGCCGGGGCCGCCCGCGCCCGGGTCCTCGTCGTCGACGACGATCCCACCGTCGCCGAGGTCGTCTCGGGCTACCTCGATCGCGCCGGATATCTGGTGGACCGGGCGGAGGACGGGCCGACCGCCCTCGCCGGCGCCGCCGCGCACTGGCCCGACCTGGTGGTTCTCGACCTGATGCTGCCCGGCATGGACGGCCTGGAGGTGTGCCGGCGGCTGCGCGGACGCGGCCCCGTCCCGGTCATCATGCTCACCGCCCGCGGCGACGAGGACGACCGCATCATGGGCTTGGAAGTGGGCGCGGACGACTACGTGACGAAGCCGTTCAGCCCCCGGGAGCTGGTGCTGCGAGTGGAGTCCGTACTGCGCCGCACCCGGCCCCCGGTGGGCGCGCGGCCCCTCGGCGGGGCCGGCCTCACCGTCGACCCGGCCGCCCGCCGCGCCGCCAAGAACGGCGCCGAACTGGCCCTCACCCTGCGCGAGTTCGACCTGCTCGCGTTCTTCCTCCGGCATCCGGGCCGGGCCTACAGCCGCGAGGATCTGATGCGCGAGGTGTGGGGCTGGGACTTCGGCGACCTCTCCACTGTCACGGTGCACGTCCGCCGGCTGCGCAACAAGGTCGAGGACGATCCCGCCCGGCCCCGCCTGATCCAGACGGTGTGGGGCGTCGGCTACCGATTCGATCCGGCGGGCGCCGCCGGCCAGGGCCAGGAGTGA